From one Nothobranchius furzeri strain GRZ-AD chromosome 2, NfurGRZ-RIMD1, whole genome shotgun sequence genomic stretch:
- the tcf21 gene encoding transcription factor 21, whose translation MSTGSLSDVDDELLDGILKFGYSGKDSNESTEESSSNCEGTCANEDARDARSGKKRKTASRKSARKCVAQQEGKQVQRNAANARERARMRVLSKAFSRLKTSLPWVPPDTKLSKLDTLRLASSYIAHLRQILANDKYENGYIHPVNLTWPFMVAGKPENELKEMHTTRLCGTTAS comes from the exons ATGTCCACCGGCTCCCTTAGCGACGTCGACGACGAGCTCCTGGACGGCATCCTCAAGTTTGGCTACTCGGGGAAGGACTCCAATGAAAGCACGGAGGAGAGCTCCTCCAACTGCGAGGGCACATGCGCAAACGAGGACGCAAGAGACGCGCGCTCCGGCAAGAAGCGGAAAACGGCGAGCCGCAAAAGCGCGCGTAAATGTGTGGCGCAGCAAGAGGGCAAGCAGGTGCAGAGGAACGCGGCCAACGCGCGGGAGCGAGCCCGGATGCGCGTGCTGTCCAAAGCCTTCTCGCGGCTGAAGACGTCGTTACCGTGGGTACCACCGGACACCAAACTGTCAAAACTGGACACCCTGCGCCTGGCGTCCAGCTACATCGCGCATCTCCGGCAGATTCTGGCCAACGACAAGTACGAGAACGGATATATTCACCCCGTTAACCTG ACGTGGCCTTTCATGGTGGCGGGGAAACCGGAGAACGAGCTGAAGGAGATGCACACAACTCGGTTGTGCGGGACAACTGCATCATAa